The Hyphomicrobium sp. MC1 genome window below encodes:
- a CDS encoding ABC transporter permease, with translation MNALDRSVATDSVAAFPMQRRPSRRLLNLTATIEPQRFVAIACLAFLLILGVWWAVTEAGLVRSLFLPSPPKVLHRLISLAQSGDLANDLVTSLARIAIAFALSCALAIPGGILIGSYRVLDAFFEPVIDFIRYMPVVAFVPLTILWFGTGEFQKWLIIWIGTFFQQILMVQDSVKRVPRDFVDVGRTLQMPERNILFRIVLPSAAPGIWDGMRICLGWAWSWLVLAELVAATSGLGYRITVAQRYFQTDTIIGYVVVLGVLGLVSDQVMKFIGRRMFKYLEAGR, from the coding sequence ATGAACGCTCTCGACCGAAGTGTCGCCACAGATTCCGTCGCTGCATTCCCGATGCAGCGACGGCCGTCTCGGCGGCTGCTCAATCTCACCGCTACAATAGAGCCGCAACGCTTTGTGGCGATAGCTTGCCTGGCATTTCTCCTCATTCTCGGTGTGTGGTGGGCCGTAACGGAAGCGGGCCTCGTGCGCTCGCTGTTTCTGCCGTCCCCGCCAAAAGTTCTCCATCGCCTCATCTCTCTGGCTCAAAGCGGTGACTTGGCGAACGATCTTGTGACGAGTCTCGCCAGAATAGCGATTGCCTTCGCGCTGTCATGTGCGCTGGCTATCCCAGGTGGCATCCTGATCGGCTCCTACCGCGTTTTGGACGCTTTCTTCGAACCCGTCATAGATTTCATACGCTACATGCCGGTGGTCGCATTCGTGCCCTTGACGATCTTATGGTTCGGGACGGGCGAATTTCAGAAGTGGCTGATAATCTGGATCGGCACGTTCTTCCAACAGATCTTGATGGTGCAGGACAGCGTTAAACGTGTGCCGCGTGATTTCGTCGATGTCGGCCGTACGCTGCAAATGCCGGAGCGCAATATTCTCTTCAGGATTGTGTTGCCATCTGCCGCGCCCGGTATTTGGGATGGGATGCGTATCTGTCTCGGTTGGGCTTGGTCCTGGCTCGTCCTAGCGGAACTCGTCGCTGCAACATCAGGTCTGGGCTATCGCATTACGGTAGCGCAGCGCTATTTCCAGACCGACACGATCATTGGCTACGTTGTCGTGCTCGGCGTCCTTGGCTTAGTTTCCGATCAAGTGATGAAATTCATCGGACGCCGCATGTTCAAGTATCTAGAGGCCGGCCGATGA
- a CDS encoding ABC transporter substrate-binding protein — MLQRVVSLAVGLLTVSFGAAQAADTIPIKPEPGTVKIGVQPWLGYGPWHIAAAKGIFKKNGLDDVQIVNFSEQKDIDAAMAGGQLDVESVPTHSALVVAQAGTPLKIVLLLDFSLKADAIMAKGVDSVKDFKGKQVAFEEGSTSDVLINYALAQNGMSINDIQRVPMPAAQAGSALIAGQVPISVTYEPYLTVALGQDKAAKIVYSAGEDPGLISDVLTVHEDMIKKKPGQILALIKSWDEALAFYRANEKEGRAIIAKAVGSTPEELATAFDGVQFYSVAENAQHLGTDFESKTIKDVAKAAKAAKILQSDDVPAGFIDSSFVEAAGK, encoded by the coding sequence ATGCTTCAACGGGTTGTCTCTCTGGCAGTGGGCTTGCTCACCGTCTCTTTTGGTGCTGCACAGGCAGCGGATACGATTCCGATCAAGCCCGAGCCGGGCACTGTCAAAATCGGCGTGCAGCCGTGGCTTGGCTATGGTCCTTGGCACATCGCTGCTGCAAAGGGCATCTTCAAGAAGAACGGCCTCGACGACGTTCAGATCGTGAACTTCTCGGAGCAGAAAGATATCGACGCCGCGATGGCGGGTGGTCAGCTCGACGTCGAGAGCGTGCCGACGCACAGTGCTCTTGTTGTTGCCCAGGCGGGCACGCCTCTCAAGATCGTCTTGCTCTTGGACTTCAGTCTCAAGGCCGACGCGATCATGGCGAAGGGCGTCGATAGCGTCAAAGATTTCAAAGGCAAACAGGTGGCATTCGAAGAGGGTTCCACCAGCGATGTCCTGATCAACTACGCCCTTGCGCAGAATGGCATGTCGATCAACGATATCCAGCGCGTGCCGATGCCAGCGGCGCAGGCTGGATCAGCGCTGATTGCGGGCCAGGTGCCGATCTCCGTAACGTATGAACCATATCTCACGGTCGCGCTCGGTCAGGACAAGGCCGCGAAAATCGTCTACTCCGCGGGCGAAGACCCTGGCCTCATCAGCGATGTGCTGACGGTTCACGAGGACATGATCAAGAAAAAGCCGGGTCAAATTCTCGCGCTGATTAAATCTTGGGACGAGGCGCTCGCCTTTTACCGGGCAAATGAAAAAGAAGGCCGCGCCATCATCGCGAAGGCAGTGGGCAGCACACCGGAAGAACTCGCGACCGCATTCGACGGCGTGCAGTTCTATTCCGTTGCGGAGAATGCCCAGCATCTTGGCACGGATTTCGAGAGCAAGACGATCAAGGATGTCGCCAAGGCTGCCAAGGCCGCGAAGATCTTGCAGTCGGACGACGTTCCGGCCGGATTCATCGACAGCAGCTTTGTTGAAGCAGCAGGCAAATGA